The Clostridioides sp. ES-S-0010-02 genome window below encodes:
- a CDS encoding cobyric acid synthase: protein MGKKVMLQGTASNVGKSILSAGLCRIFKQDGHTVAPFKSQNMALNSFITKEGLEMGRAQVFQAEASKIEPIADMNPVLLKPSGNHKSQVIVRGKVVGEMHSSEYHDYKLELVDVLKETFNNLSSMYDIVVMEGAGSTAEINLKDRDISNMGMAKIADAPVIIVGDIDRGGVFASLAGTMLLLDDDERKRVKGVIINKFRGKKELLQDGLKMLEDIIKVPVLGVVPYMDIKIEDEDSVTTRFKKKMDKNDIHIEIIRTPHMSNFTDFNIFETQEDVSLRYVDYGEAIGNPDILIIPGTKSTIDDLKYIRESGLESQIKNLHSQGKLIFGICGGYQMLGKKLKDPYHVESEIEEVDGIGLLDTETIFEEEKTTTQVEATIIECTGEYMNNLKGKKVKGYEIHMGITNRSNKVSSLDLITKKLDKEVNYTEGSVNKEGNVIGTYLHGIFDEIDFTRAILNNIRKKKGLKELESTVSSFDEFKDKEYDKLADFLREHLDIEQIYEIMK from the coding sequence GTGGGTAAAAAAGTAATGTTACAGGGAACTGCATCAAATGTAGGTAAGAGCATTTTATCAGCAGGATTGTGTAGAATATTTAAACAAGATGGTCATACTGTTGCTCCTTTTAAGTCACAAAATATGGCTTTAAATTCTTTTATAACTAAAGAAGGATTGGAAATGGGGAGAGCACAAGTATTTCAAGCAGAAGCGTCAAAAATAGAGCCAATAGCAGATATGAATCCAGTCTTATTAAAACCTTCTGGAAATCATAAAAGTCAAGTGATTGTAAGGGGAAAAGTTGTAGGAGAAATGCATTCATCTGAATATCATGATTATAAGCTAGAATTGGTAGATGTATTAAAGGAAACCTTTAATAATTTAAGTTCAATGTATGACATTGTGGTTATGGAAGGTGCAGGGAGTACTGCAGAGATAAATTTAAAAGATAGAGATATATCTAATATGGGTATGGCAAAAATAGCAGATGCACCAGTAATAATAGTTGGGGATATTGATAGAGGAGGAGTATTTGCATCATTAGCAGGTACAATGCTTTTATTAGATGATGATGAGAGAAAAAGAGTCAAAGGAGTAATAATCAATAAATTTAGAGGGAAAAAGGAACTCCTACAAGATGGTTTAAAGATGCTTGAAGATATTATAAAAGTACCAGTTTTAGGTGTGGTTCCTTATATGGATATAAAAATAGAAGATGAAGATAGTGTAACAACTAGATTTAAGAAAAAAATGGATAAAAATGATATACATATAGAAATAATTAGAACTCCACATATGTCAAATTTTACAGATTTTAATATATTTGAAACACAAGAAGATGTAAGCCTTAGATATGTAGACTATGGAGAAGCTATAGGAAATCCAGATATATTGATAATACCTGGAACTAAAAGTACTATAGATGATTTAAAGTACATAAGAGAAAGTGGTCTTGAGTCACAAATTAAAAATTTACATAGTCAGGGTAAATTGATATTTGGAATATGTGGTGGGTATCAAATGCTAGGTAAAAAATTAAAAGACCCTTATCATGTTGAAAGTGAAATTGAAGAAGTAGATGGCATTGGTCTTTTAGATACAGAAACAATATTTGAAGAGGAAAAGACTACAACTCAAGTAGAAGCCACCATTATTGAATGTACTGGCGAATATATGAACAACCTTAAAGGTAAGAAAGTAAAAGGCTATGAAATACATATGGGAATTACAAATCGCAGTAATAAAGTAAGTAGCTTAGACTTAATAACAAAAAAACTAGATAAAGAAGTCAATTATACTGAAGGAAGTGTAAATAAAGAAGGTAATGTAATTGGTACTTATCTTCATGGAATATTTGATGAAATAGATTTTACAAGAGCAATTTTAAATAATATAAGAAAGAAAAAGGGATTAAAAGAATTAGAAAGTACTGTAAGTTCTTTTGATGAGTTTAAAGATAAAGAGTATGATAAATTGGCAGATTTCTTGAGAGAACATTTAGATATAGAGCAGATATATGAAATTATGAAATAA
- the cobT gene encoding nicotinate-nucleotide--dimethylbenzimidazole phosphoribosyltransferase → MSLLESISRNIYSLDKSSIEKAKQRLDRLIHPTGSLGKIEDICMQLAGIFGNENFDTTKKVIIAFAGDHGVYEEGVAPDPQDITKLQFPNFSKGLCGVGVISKFVGADVVAVDVGINCDEKLDGVLDYKIRKGTSNMAKGPAMSKQEAIRCLEIGIEIAEQCIERDYKVIGIGEMGIANTTPSTAIISVISGCDPSEVTGIGAGLKKERLKHKADVIRKAIEINNPNPTDGVDILSKVGGFEIGSMAGVILGCSANRIPVVIDGFISYAAALIAYKINPKTREYMIASHLSAESGTKRALDILKLDPILNMDMRLGEGSGAALAFNIVEASNYTYKNMATFDEIDMGR, encoded by the coding sequence ATGAGTTTATTAGAAAGTATATCAAGGAATATATATTCTCTAGATAAGTCTTCTATTGAAAAAGCAAAACAGAGGTTGGACAGGCTTATACATCCAACTGGAAGTTTAGGAAAGATAGAAGATATTTGCATGCAATTAGCAGGGATATTTGGTAATGAAAATTTTGATACAACTAAAAAAGTTATAATTGCTTTTGCTGGAGACCATGGAGTATATGAAGAAGGAGTTGCACCTGACCCTCAAGACATAACAAAGTTACAATTTCCAAATTTCTCAAAAGGGCTATGTGGAGTTGGGGTAATAAGTAAATTTGTAGGAGCAGATGTTGTAGCTGTAGATGTAGGAATAAATTGTGATGAAAAATTAGATGGAGTATTAGATTATAAGATAAGAAAAGGTACTTCAAATATGGCAAAGGGACCAGCCATGAGTAAACAAGAGGCTATAAGATGCTTAGAAATAGGAATTGAAATAGCAGAGCAATGTATAGAAAGAGATTATAAAGTAATTGGTATTGGAGAGATGGGAATAGCAAATACTACTCCAAGTACTGCAATAATATCTGTAATCTCAGGATGTGACCCATCAGAAGTGACAGGAATAGGTGCAGGTCTTAAAAAAGAAAGATTAAAACATAAAGCTGATGTAATTAGAAAAGCTATTGAAATTAACAATCCAAATCCAACTGATGGTGTAGATATTTTATCTAAAGTAGGTGGATTTGAAATAGGTTCAATGGCAGGTGTTATATTAGGATGTAGTGCTAATAGAATCCCAGTTGTTATAGATGGGTTTATTTCTTATGCTGCTGCTTTAATTGCTTATAAAATAAATCCAAAAACTAGAGAATATATGATAGCATCACATTTATCAGCAGAATCAGGAACTAAAAGAGCATTAGATATATTGAAATTAGACCCTATACTAAATATGGATATGAGATTAGGTGAAGGAAGTGGAGCTGCTTTGGCATTCAATATAGTGGAAGCTTCAAATTATACTTACAAAAATATGGCGACTTTTGATGAGATAGATATGGGTCGATAA
- a CDS encoding cobalt-precorrin-8 methylmutase: protein MEYIKNPMKIEERSFELIQGIIDEIRPDYKFKNEIEEKIIKRAIHTTADFDYLDILKISEKAVDSIIDALKNNASIYTDTNMALSGINKKKLEALGCKYKCLVANDETAKVAKEKGITRSMAAVEIASKEEGRKIFVLGNAPTALYKVMEMKSEGKLDVDAVIGVPVGFVGAQESKDEVEKTDIPYIISKGRKGGSNLAAAIVNAILYAM from the coding sequence ATGGAATACATAAAGAATCCTATGAAAATAGAAGAAAGAAGTTTTGAATTAATACAAGGAATAATAGATGAAATCAGACCAGATTATAAATTTAAAAATGAGATTGAAGAAAAAATAATAAAAAGAGCTATACATACTACTGCTGATTTTGATTACTTGGATATATTAAAAATATCAGAAAAGGCAGTTGATAGTATAATAGATGCGCTAAAAAATAATGCAAGTATTTATACAGATACAAATATGGCTCTGAGTGGAATAAATAAGAAGAAGTTGGAAGCATTGGGATGCAAATATAAATGTTTAGTAGCGAATGATGAAACTGCAAAAGTAGCTAAAGAAAAAGGTATTACCCGCTCTATGGCAGCTGTAGAAATTGCATCAAAAGAAGAAGGAAGAAAGATATTTGTACTTGGGAATGCACCAACAGCTTTATATAAAGTTATGGAAATGAAATCAGAAGGGAAATTGGATGTAGATGCAGTTATAGGAGTTCCTGTAGGTTTTGTAGGAGCACAGGAGTCAAAAGATGAAGTTGAAAAGACAGATATACCATATATAATTTCTAAAGGTAGAAAAGGTGGTAGTAATTTAGCAGCAGCAATAGTGAATGCTATCTTATATGCCATGTAG
- a CDS encoding histidine phosphatase family protein yields MIRLILIRHALTIDNEKGRLSGHINSYISEEGKLQINKITKYMSSESIDKIYTTPSSRTKDTVEKISKLKSIEIEERENLREISFGDFEGITFEEIKVKHPKEFEKMIEEDSNYRYPNGESLIDSYERVAKDIDNIILENDDYLNRKAILICSHAGTIRNIITHLISGSYKYHWNFKIDNASITILEVDNGFTVINKMNFTDFI; encoded by the coding sequence GTGATAAGATTAATATTAATAAGACATGCATTGACAATTGATAATGAAAAAGGAAGATTATCAGGTCATATAAATAGTTATATAAGTGAAGAAGGTAAATTGCAAATAAATAAAATTACAAAATATATGAGTAGTGAAAGTATAGATAAGATTTATACAACTCCATCTTCACGTACTAAAGATACAGTAGAGAAAATATCAAAGCTGAAATCAATAGAAATAGAAGAAAGAGAAAATCTAAGAGAAATTAGCTTTGGAGACTTTGAAGGAATAACTTTTGAAGAAATAAAAGTTAAGCATCCAAAAGAATTTGAAAAAATGATAGAAGAAGATAGCAATTATAGATACCCAAATGGAGAAAGTTTGATAGATTCATATGAAAGAGTAGCAAAAGATATTGACAATATAATTTTAGAAAATGATGATTATTTAAATAGAAAAGCAATACTTATATGTTCTCATGCAGGTACAATAAGAAACATAATAACACATTTGATTTCTGGTAGCTATAAATATCATTGGAACTTTAAAATTGATAATGCATCTATTACAATTTTGGAAGTTGATAATGGATTTACTGTAATAAATAAAATGAATTTTACTGATTTTATATAA
- a CDS encoding cobalamin biosynthesis protein, with protein sequence MKSYGICPASCGEFVQGIIDDEEYLCSYAINMYSKVCIEEKLKDINLGRHKSRIAIEKVFEKFNLPKKDTKNISLNINSKIPVGKGMASSTADIGATIKATLSLIDKDLNSEEISKLAAEIEPTDSIFINKNSIFNPLNGTVIKYLGNITNAKVIILEPNKVLDTMKIRMRKDYSKLKIENKEIIKKSFTLLEEGLKKDDLSLVGEACTLSSLANENIEKKEYLNEIIKISKLYGAYGVNIAHSGTVIGILIDKLMNDKKLIDVLCESNINSVYNKIYTLDIIDGGIKGEVEWNT encoded by the coding sequence ATGAAATCTTATGGAATATGCCCAGCATCATGTGGAGAGTTTGTTCAAGGGATAATAGATGATGAAGAATATCTATGTTCATATGCTATAAATATGTACTCTAAGGTATGTATTGAAGAGAAATTAAAAGATATAAATTTAGGTAGACATAAATCAAGAATAGCTATAGAAAAGGTATTTGAAAAATTTAATTTGCCTAAAAAAGATACCAAAAACATTTCTTTAAATATAAACAGCAAAATACCTGTTGGAAAAGGAATGGCAAGTTCGACAGCTGATATAGGGGCTACTATAAAAGCAACATTATCGTTAATAGATAAAGATTTAAATAGTGAAGAAATATCGAAATTGGCAGCAGAAATAGAACCAACAGACTCTATATTTATAAATAAAAATAGTATATTTAATCCATTAAATGGTACTGTTATAAAATACTTGGGAAATATAACTAATGCAAAAGTTATAATTCTTGAACCTAATAAAGTATTAGATACGATGAAAATTAGAATGAGGAAAGATTATAGTAAGCTAAAAATCGAAAATAAGGAAATTATAAAAAAGTCATTTACTCTTTTAGAAGAAGGTCTGAAGAAAGATGATTTATCCTTAGTTGGAGAGGCTTGTACATTAAGTAGTTTAGCAAACGAAAATATAGAAAAAAAAGAATACTTAAATGAAATAATAAAAATATCTAAGCTATATGGAGCCTATGGAGTAAATATTGCCCATAGTGGTACAGTAATAGGGATTTTAATTGATAAGCTTATGAATGATAAGAAATTAATAGATGTATTATGTGAGTCTAATATAAATTCTGTTTATAATAAAATCTATACCTTGGATATAATAGATGGTGGAATTAAGGGGGAAGTAGAATGGAATACATAA
- the cobU gene encoding bifunctional adenosylcobinamide kinase/adenosylcobinamide-phosphate guanylyltransferase — protein MSQIILVTGGARSGKSNFAEKLCLDRNNNTAYIATSIPFDDEMKDRVRKHQESRPKSWKTYEIYEDIYSIIKNICGEHETVILDCVTLLVNNLMFSHNLNIEESTQEEINKLEEYIKEQISKLIKEIEKTNLYFVFVTNELGMGIVPGNKLSRIYTDIVGRINQYIASKSNEVYFVVSGIPMKIKE, from the coding sequence ATGAGTCAAATTATTCTGGTAACAGGAGGAGCTAGGTCAGGAAAGAGTAATTTTGCAGAAAAATTGTGTTTAGATAGGAATAATAATACAGCCTACATAGCGACATCTATTCCATTTGATGATGAGATGAAAGATAGAGTAAGAAAGCATCAAGAGAGTAGACCTAAAAGTTGGAAGACATATGAAATATATGAAGATATATATTCTATAATTAAAAATATATGTGGAGAACATGAGACTGTTATACTAGACTGTGTCACACTATTAGTAAATAATTTAATGTTTTCACATAATTTAAACATAGAAGAATCTACTCAAGAAGAAATAAATAAATTGGAAGAGTACATAAAAGAGCAAATTAGTAAACTGATTAAAGAAATAGAAAAAACAAATCTATATTTTGTATTTGTGACAAATGAATTAGGTATGGGAATTGTTCCTGGAAATAAACTTAGTAGAATATATACTGATATTGTAGGTCGTATAAATCAATATATAGCATCAAAAAGCAATGAAGTTTATTTTGTAGTTAGTGGAATACCTATGAAAATAAAGGAGTAG
- a CDS encoding cobalamin biosynthesis protein, with protein MNILSIYIGYITDLIVGDPYSFPHPVRFIGKLINLIQGIIRKASKNEKQLKIGGFILWFVTVGITYLATYVIVKLCSFNVLLSTVVNGFIIYTTLATKCLKDEAVKIYDVLKTGDIEKSRIQLSYIVGRDTTNLSEPEIIRATVETVAENTVDGIIAPMLYAFIGGAPLAMAYKAINTLDSTVGYKNEKYKDIGFASAKIDDIANYIPARISVILMTVGSFFLGYSYKNCFKISIRDRKNHKSPNCAFSEGAVSGALGIQLGGTNVYFGKKVDKPTIGDKIREIDIEDIIKTNKIMYASSLTSILVFTLVSVVCRMILII; from the coding sequence ATGAATATTTTATCTATTTATATAGGGTATATAACAGATTTAATTGTAGGAGACCCATATTCTTTCCCTCATCCAGTAAGGTTTATTGGAAAACTTATAAATCTTATCCAAGGGATAATAAGGAAGGCCTCTAAAAATGAAAAACAGTTAAAAATTGGTGGCTTTATATTATGGTTTGTAACTGTTGGAATAACTTACTTAGCAACTTATGTTATAGTGAAGCTATGTAGTTTTAATGTATTATTAAGCACTGTAGTAAATGGGTTTATAATTTATACGACATTAGCAACAAAGTGTTTAAAAGATGAAGCTGTAAAAATTTATGATGTATTAAAGACTGGAGACATAGAGAAATCTAGAATTCAATTATCTTATATAGTGGGTAGAGATACAACTAATTTAAGTGAACCTGAAATAATAAGAGCAACTGTGGAAACTGTGGCAGAAAATACTGTAGATGGTATAATTGCACCTATGCTTTATGCATTTATTGGGGGAGCACCACTTGCTATGGCATATAAAGCCATAAACACTCTTGATTCAACTGTCGGATATAAGAATGAAAAATACAAAGATATTGGTTTTGCTTCTGCTAAAATTGATGATATAGCTAATTATATACCAGCAAGAATATCTGTTATTCTTATGACAGTAGGGAGCTTTTTTCTTGGTTATAGCTATAAGAATTGTTTTAAAATTTCTATTAGAGATAGAAAAAATCATAAAAGTCCAAATTGTGCTTTTTCAGAAGGTGCAGTATCAGGAGCCTTAGGAATTCAACTAGGAGGAACCAATGTTTATTTTGGGAAAAAAGTAGATAAGCCAACGATAGGAGATAAAATTAGAGAGATAGATATAGAAGATATAATTAAAACAAATAAAATTATGTATGCTTCTTCATTGACCTCTATATTAGTATTTACGCTGGTATCTGTGGTATGTAGGATGATTTTAATTATATAA
- a CDS encoding cobyrinate a,c-diamide synthase: protein MKKILIAGTSSGVGKTTISLGIMQALVKRNMKVQPYKVGPDYIDPSYHTFITGRHSRNLDSYMLDDEKIKHIVNKSSKDADISVVEGVMGLYDGFGIDLDNCTSSHTSKVLKAPVILVINGKSMAASSAAMVLGYKELDKAVDIKGVIVNNVKTKSHYQIIKSSIEKYCNIEVLGYFPPNNKFSLESRHLGLVPSVEMKSLREKFYTLADEIENYINIDRIIEISESDEFESSFDFQNLIENNKIKEHVKDKSIAIAYDKAFNFYYRENIELLEELGLEVNYFSPLEDTSVPNSDYIYIGGGFPEIFGKELEANESMRASILEAHNNNIPIYAECGGLMYLGEKLLNQEEQEFNMVGIFNGTSKMTPSLKRFGYCLGIAKENTILSKTGEIIKGHEFHHSIFESDEKCAYSMKKEREGNLIEEWDGGYSKGNTLATYLHTHFYNNLNCIENFLEKGNE from the coding sequence ATGAAAAAGATTCTGATTGCAGGTACTAGCAGTGGAGTTGGGAAGACTACAATATCATTAGGCATAATGCAGGCTTTAGTTAAGAGAAATATGAAAGTACAGCCGTATAAAGTAGGGCCAGACTATATAGACCCTTCATATCACACATTTATAACTGGAAGACATTCTAGGAATTTGGATTCTTATATGTTAGATGATGAAAAGATAAAGCATATAGTAAATAAATCTTCAAAGGATGCAGATATTTCAGTAGTAGAAGGAGTTATGGGATTATATGATGGTTTTGGGATAGATTTAGATAATTGCACAAGTTCACATACTTCTAAGGTATTAAAAGCCCCAGTTATACTAGTTATAAATGGAAAATCTATGGCTGCATCTAGTGCTGCTATGGTACTAGGATATAAGGAACTAGATAAAGCTGTGGATATAAAAGGTGTTATAGTAAATAATGTAAAAACTAAGAGCCATTATCAAATAATTAAGAGTTCTATAGAGAAATATTGTAATATCGAAGTGTTGGGATACTTTCCTCCAAATAATAAATTTTCATTAGAATCCAGACATCTAGGTCTAGTTCCTAGTGTTGAGATGAAATCTTTAAGAGAAAAGTTTTATACTTTAGCTGATGAGATTGAAAACTACATAAATATTGATAGAATAATCGAAATCTCAGAAAGTGATGAATTTGAGAGTAGTTTTGATTTTCAAAATCTAATAGAAAATAATAAGATAAAAGAGCATGTTAAGGATAAATCAATAGCCATAGCATATGATAAAGCCTTCAATTTTTATTATAGGGAAAACATAGAACTTTTAGAAGAGCTTGGATTAGAAGTAAACTATTTTAGTCCTCTTGAAGATACATCAGTGCCAAATTCAGACTATATTTATATTGGAGGCGGTTTTCCAGAGATATTTGGGAAAGAACTAGAAGCAAATGAATCAATGAGAGCCTCTATACTAGAAGCACATAATAATAATATTCCTATTTATGCAGAATGTGGTGGATTAATGTACTTAGGTGAGAAGTTACTTAATCAAGAGGAACAAGAATTTAATATGGTTGGCATATTTAATGGAACTAGTAAGATGACACCTTCTCTAAAGAGGTTTGGATATTGCCTTGGTATAGCTAAAGAAAATACAATTTTATCTAAAACAGGTGAAATTATTAAAGGGCATGAGTTTCATCATTCAATATTTGAAAGTGATGAGAAATGTGCATATTCAATGAAAAAAGAAAGAGAAGGAAATTTAATAGAAGAATGGGATGGAGGTTATAGCAAAGGAAATACACTGGCAACATACCTTCATACACATTTTTATAATAACTTAAATTGCATAGAAAATTTTTTGGAAAAGGGAAATGAGTAA
- a CDS encoding aminotransferase class I/II-fold pyridoxal phosphate-dependent enzyme — MKDLGHGANVDEMAKLYGKDPKEIIDFSSNINPKVLPNLEKYILRGLDECRNYPDINYTNLRKNISKYININSNFIIPGNGATEIIYLLMKSIKKRLAIINPTFSEYRRSAKLNNIDIIDLELDSNNNFKLDIDIVKNNIEKFDCLFICNPNNPSGNVQDLKELVCLLNENNKMLIIDETFMEFIENENKYSLVKYIESNKNIFIIKAVTKFFGMPGLRLGYGLTSNSNIMDKIYEYKEPWTINSFADMLSNFVFEDKDYIRNSKEYYIKERKYMLQELKNIRNIKVYDTDANFILIKVYKKTADELKKDLFKHGNILVRDASNFIGLDDSFIRIAIKSHEDNKILIENIKNLLGD, encoded by the coding sequence ATGAAGGATTTGGGGCATGGTGCTAATGTAGACGAAATGGCAAAATTGTATGGGAAAGACCCAAAAGAAATAATAGACTTTAGTTCAAATATAAATCCAAAAGTTTTACCAAATTTAGAAAAATATATTTTAAGAGGGTTAGATGAATGTAGGAATTATCCAGATATAAATTATACAAACTTGAGAAAAAATATATCAAAATATATAAATATAAATTCAAACTTTATAATACCTGGAAATGGAGCAACAGAGATAATTTATTTGCTTATGAAGAGTATTAAAAAAAGATTGGCTATAATAAACCCCACTTTTTCAGAGTATAGAAGAAGTGCCAAACTAAATAATATAGATATTATAGATTTAGAATTAGATTCAAATAATAATTTTAAACTTGATATAGATATAGTAAAAAATAACATTGAAAAATTTGATTGTTTATTTATATGTAATCCAAATAATCCTAGTGGGAATGTTCAAGATTTAAAGGAACTTGTTTGTTTATTAAATGAAAACAATAAGATGCTAATAATTGATGAAACTTTTATGGAATTTATCGAAAATGAAAATAAATATAGTTTAGTTAAATATATAGAGTCAAATAAAAATATATTTATAATTAAAGCTGTGACTAAATTTTTTGGAATGCCTGGTTTAAGATTAGGGTATGGCCTTACAAGTAATAGCAACATTATGGATAAAATTTATGAGTATAAAGAACCATGGACTATAAATTCTTTTGCTGATATGCTATCCAATTTTGTTTTTGAAGATAAAGATTATATTAGAAATAGTAAAGAGTACTACATAAAAGAAAGAAAATACATGTTACAAGAGTTAAAAAACATAAGAAATATAAAAGTTTATGATACAGATGCTAATTTTATCCTAATAAAAGTTTATAAAAAGACAGCTGATGAGTTAAAAAAAGATTTGTTTAAGCACGGAAATATATTGGTTAGAGATGCATCTAACTTTATAGGATTGGACGACAGTTTTATAAGGATAGCTATAAAATCTCATGAAGATAATAAAATTCTTATAGAAAATATAAAAAATTTATTAGGTGATTAA
- the cobS gene encoding adenosylcobinamide-GDP ribazoletransferase: MKRFILILQFLTRIPIKLDVGFDDEFYKSIVYFPLVGLVIGILTYLIGWVSILLFQPFICAIIITLAGVLITGGLHIDGLGDTFDAIYSYRDKEKMLEIMKDSRLGTNSLLAIMFVLLLKIGFVYSIISNNSLWVIIFMPMIARLGVMLLTYKTVTPRAKGMGNLFIGKLTTSMLITAIIYTLLIVSIIAKLIFLVPNIVLIKVLCSAIAVFIFITLFKNHIYKKIDGVTGDILGCGIELSELVYLIYIYLLIFMFI; encoded by the coding sequence ATGAAAAGATTTATTTTGATACTACAGTTTTTGACAAGGATACCTATAAAATTAGATGTAGGATTTGATGATGAATTTTACAAATCCATAGTATATTTCCCACTTGTAGGTCTTGTTATTGGTATATTAACTTATTTAATAGGATGGGTTTCTATACTTTTGTTTCAGCCATTTATATGTGCGATTATAATAACACTTGCTGGTGTTTTGATTACTGGGGGGCTTCATATAGATGGATTAGGGGATACATTTGATGCAATATACAGTTATAGAGACAAAGAGAAAATGCTTGAAATAATGAAAGACTCTCGATTAGGTACAAATTCGCTTTTAGCAATTATGTTTGTACTTTTATTAAAGATTGGATTTGTATATAGTATTATAAGCAATAATTCACTATGGGTTATAATATTCATGCCAATGATTGCAAGGTTAGGAGTAATGTTATTGACATATAAAACGGTAACACCAAGAGCAAAAGGAATGGGGAATTTATTTATAGGAAAATTGACTACAAGTATGTTAATAACAGCTATAATATATACATTATTGATAGTTAGTATTATTGCTAAATTAATATTTTTAGTGCCTAATATAGTATTGATTAAAGTATTATGCTCAGCTATAGCAGTTTTTATATTTATAACATTGTTTAAAAATCATATTTATAAAAAAATTGATGGAGTAACAGGAGATATATTAGGTTGTGGAATAGAACTTTCAGAACTTGTATATTTGATTTATATATATTTGTTAATTTTTATGTTTATTTAA